Sequence from the Fulvivirga ligni genome:
GTCATTAAGGCCCCACCATTCATGAAATACAAATATGTAATTATCAATATCGGTGTTTGCTTTTACTAGATAGGCATGACCTTCTTTACCGTCAGAGGTTTTGAAAGTCATCATTTTTCCGGCCTGTTCAGTATAGTGAAATGGCTTTGGATTAGCATGCTCATCTTTAAAGTCAGAAAATGAAGCAAGTCTGGAGAAGCTCTCAGTAGACGAAGTCTGACATATGGTAATATTGTCTTGAGCAAAGAGGTGAAAGCTTAAAGACAGGGTTAGAATGAAGAGGCTTATTTTTTTCATACTTGTAATAGTTTAGGTATGAAATTTTAACAGATAAGCCCCTTTAGTGTTTACTTCTGCCTGCTGTAGGCAATGTAGTCTGTTACAGGTGGTTCAATGTCCATTTGCCTTAATAAAGCTATAACTTGCCCTCTATGGTGGGTGCTGTGGTTAAGAACGTGCGTCACTATCTCTCGCAAAGTGCTCTCATACTTTATACCCTTTGTATTTTTATAAAAGATCATTTCTTCAAAAGCATCTCCTTTGTAAACATCAAGAAGTTTTAGCCAGTTTCTTCCACTCTCCTCATTCATGCTCACTATCTCATGAAGTTTATATTGTTCCCAGATAGGAAAAGGTGAAGTAGGTAGATCCTGAAGTCTGTTTATCCATACAATCTGAGCTGAAAGTATGTGGCTGGTAAGCGTTAAAATTTTGTCGTCATCAACATTATTCTCTTCTAAAGTGATGATTAATCTGGTATTAGCCCAGTTGTTATACCTAAATAAATCTAAAAAGTGTTTTTTCATACCGGTCATAAAAATCAAATAGTGGGATATTCATTTATGAAGTATATTGAGAGCTATATACTTACTGACTAAATTATGAAAAATCTGATTCTTTACTCCATTATTGTTAGTGCATTGCTTTCTTGCACGGTTAAAAGCTCCAGTGATGACGCGCAGGCGGTAGATACTCTTGCAATAATTGAATCTGTGTTTGATCTTAAATTCGATCAGGCCAAAAGAGATTCTCTAAAAGATGGAATAAAGAATAATCTGAAAAGTATACAGAGCATTCACCAATATCATCTCGATAATAGCATTTCTCCAGCTCTGGTTTTTAATCCGGTTCCAGAAGGGTTCAAAATCGATCAAAATCAGAAGCCTATAAACTGGGATTTGCCAGATAACCTCACTCTTCCTGAAAACAAGAATGATCTTGCGTTTTATACTGTGGCTGAGTTATCTACATTGATTAAAAGAAGATTGATCACCTCTACAGAACTGACCACGTTCTTTATCAATAGGTTGAAGCAATATGGCGATACACTTCAATGTGTGATTACCATCACGGAAGAGTTGGCTATGGAACAGGCTAAGAAAGCTGATGAAGAACTGGCGGCTGGAATTTATAAAGGCCCTCTTCATGGCATTCCCTATGGAGTTAAAGATTTATTGGCTTTAGAAGGATATAAAACTACATGGGGAGCGATGCCATTTAAAGATCAGAACATTGATGCCACTGCTACAGTAATAAAAAAACTGGAACAGGCGGGGGGTGTGCTTGTGGCTAAACTAACGCTTGGTGCTTTGGCCATGGGAGATATCTGGTATGGAGGAAAGACTAAAAACCCGTGGGATCTGAATCAGGGATCCAGTGGTTCTTCTGCGGGTTCAGCTTCTGCTACTGCAGCTGGCTTGGTGCCCTTTGCTATAGGCACCGAAACCTGGGGATCCATTGTTTCTCCATCCACCCGCTGTGGTACTACAGGTCTGAGACCTACCTTTGGAAGGGTAAGTAAATACGGTGCAATGGCACTGAGCTGGTCTATGGATAAAATTGGACCTATCTGCCGTTCAGCTAAAGATTGCGCCATAGTTTTTGATGCTATAAGAGGTGTGGATGAACTAGACAGATCTACTATCGGTGCTGCTTTTAACTTTAATGCCGGCCAAAATCCTAAAACTTTGAAAGTGGCCTATCTCAAAGATCTTTTTCAGAGCTCTACTTTTCATAAAGAAATAGATAGTGCCTCAGTGGAGGTGTTTAAAGGTATGGGAATAGAACTACATGAGCTATCACTCTCAACAAAGCTGCCTGTAGATGACTTGTCACTTATCTTATCAGCAGAATCAGCTGCGGCTTTTGATGAACTTACACGAAGTGGTAGAGATAGCTTGCTTGTGAATCAGAAGAAGAATGCATGGCCCAACTATTTTCGTCAGGGAAGATTTATTTCAGCCGCGGATTATATAAATGCTAACAGAATAAGACATGAATTGATCATAGAATTCAATGAAATGCTCAACGAATATGACGCCATTATAACCCCTAGTTTCGGCGGTGATCAGCTGTTAATGACCAATCTTACTGGTAATCCTTGTGTGGTTTTTCCAAATGGATTTGATGATGAGGGCCACCCGGGCAGCCTTTCCATCATAGGGAAATTATTTGGAGAAGCGGCGATTTTAGAACTCGCTAATGCCTATCAAAGTCAGACTAATAGTGAGGATCTGCATCCTGAAAAATTCATAAACTGATTTAGCAAAAGTGGCATTCGCATAACGGTTAAATGGAAAAATTCCGCTGGATGGAAAAGTGTGCGCTCTCTGGAAAAAATATAGCCGCTATTTCAAATTAAGTATCTGATAACTAGAATTTTATAATTCAGGCATAACTCCTGTTATAATCTATTCAACATAGCTTAGGCATTGTTTATTCTAATAGATCTACAATGGTAGTGAATAGATTAGCAACTGAAAAGATTGAGATGATAAGTGATGGTGTAGGGAATTTACTTTTCAGAAGTGGGTGTGAATGTAGATTGTTAGTAATTGTTGGCCGTTTAAAATCAGGTAGTACTTTAGTGTAGAGGA
This genomic interval carries:
- a CDS encoding amidase; this translates as MKNLILYSIIVSALLSCTVKSSSDDAQAVDTLAIIESVFDLKFDQAKRDSLKDGIKNNLKSIQSIHQYHLDNSISPALVFNPVPEGFKIDQNQKPINWDLPDNLTLPENKNDLAFYTVAELSTLIKRRLITSTELTTFFINRLKQYGDTLQCVITITEELAMEQAKKADEELAAGIYKGPLHGIPYGVKDLLALEGYKTTWGAMPFKDQNIDATATVIKKLEQAGGVLVAKLTLGALAMGDIWYGGKTKNPWDLNQGSSGSSAGSASATAAGLVPFAIGTETWGSIVSPSTRCGTTGLRPTFGRVSKYGAMALSWSMDKIGPICRSAKDCAIVFDAIRGVDELDRSTIGAAFNFNAGQNPKTLKVAYLKDLFQSSTFHKEIDSASVEVFKGMGIELHELSLSTKLPVDDLSLILSAESAAAFDELTRSGRDSLLVNQKKNAWPNYFRQGRFISAADYINANRIRHELIIEFNEMLNEYDAIITPSFGGDQLLMTNLTGNPCVVFPNGFDDEGHPGSLSIIGKLFGEAAILELANAYQSQTNSEDLHPEKFIN
- a CDS encoding DinB family protein; translation: MKKHFLDLFRYNNWANTRLIITLEENNVDDDKILTLTSHILSAQIVWINRLQDLPTSPFPIWEQYKLHEIVSMNEESGRNWLKLLDVYKGDAFEEMIFYKNTKGIKYESTLREIVTHVLNHSTHHRGQVIALLRQMDIEPPVTDYIAYSRQK